A genomic segment from Flavobacterium inviolabile encodes:
- a CDS encoding RNA-directed DNA polymerase — MTKILDLNHTEARQYFLKEESYFNFDLPSYFAFENLLQAVSAHINNQDLSTFYSTYTNQGGHTKKHFPAEFEDVNYKFLNNKDGKFAWRPFQLIHPALYISLVNTITEQTNWNLIVARFAQFQANTNIRCYSIPLRSDNEQSDRATSVSQWWQTIEQQSLELALKYDYVLHTDISDCYGSIYTHSVPWAIHTKATAKVHRRDLTLVGNSIDKHLQDMAYGQTNGIPQGSVLMDFIAEMVLGYADLELSDRIQQDGLVDYEIIRYRDDYRIFSNNPQTAEHITKLLTEILIELGMRP; from the coding sequence ATGACAAAAATTTTAGACCTTAATCATACAGAAGCAAGACAATATTTCCTTAAGGAAGAAAGTTATTTCAATTTTGATTTACCATCATATTTTGCTTTTGAAAACTTATTGCAAGCAGTTTCAGCTCATATAAACAATCAAGACCTTTCAACATTCTACTCTACTTATACAAATCAAGGAGGACATACCAAAAAACATTTTCCTGCTGAATTTGAAGATGTCAATTATAAATTTCTTAATAATAAAGATGGTAAATTTGCATGGAGACCATTCCAATTAATTCATCCTGCACTATATATATCACTTGTTAATACGATAACTGAGCAAACAAATTGGAATTTAATTGTTGCTAGATTTGCTCAATTTCAAGCCAATACGAACATCAGATGTTATAGTATTCCTTTACGTTCAGATAATGAACAATCTGACCGAGCAACTTCAGTTAGTCAATGGTGGCAAACGATTGAACAACAATCATTAGAGTTAGCATTAAAATATGACTATGTTTTGCATACTGATATTTCAGATTGCTATGGTTCAATCTACACCCATTCTGTTCCTTGGGCAATTCATACAAAAGCAACTGCAAAAGTACATAGGCGAGACCTTACTTTAGTTGGAAACTCTATTGATAAGCACTTACAGGATATGGCATATGGACAGACAAATGGAATTCCTCAAGGAAGTGTTTTAATGGATTTTATTGCTGAAATGGTTCTTGGATATGCTGATTTAGAACTTTCAGATAGAATACAACAAGATGGTTTAGTTGATTATGAAATAATTAGATATAGAGATGACTATCGAATTTTTTCAAATAATCCACAAACAGCCGAGCATATAACAAAATTACTAACCGAAATTTTGATTGAGCTAGGAATGCGTCCATAA
- a CDS encoding tetratricopeptide repeat protein, with protein sequence MSLKLTDQQKNRLQRLEPQLKRAISEQNLDAAKFIMRDIQDVLEITNNKTRLAQYKNWLYELALETGDYNFAERGFIGNRKIVNKNTRIYLEASALLAICYLRTEKYEEAKPLIQEVLKNDKVIKSDRTRHLFKKNIIERFDEEVALYSLKDKTGNPNFDIDELEREAVVLIQTKTEDEIFESLGKQTPQYTKHLIFEIDSFSKKQLSYTERKLLPSSAKTIKDKEAGKTVFSSFKRVIYNSICDPKSEVYKAWFTNGMGAVLDKKYLITAVVGSLAQMSICIKGLIVSAIALVIRFGLDVYCVHYQPKGVMEIRKE encoded by the coding sequence ATGAGTTTAAAGCTAACTGACCAGCAAAAAAATCGCCTACAAAGGCTTGAACCTCAATTAAAAAGAGCCATTTCAGAACAAAATCTTGATGCAGCAAAATTTATTATGCGTGATATTCAAGATGTACTTGAAATAACTAATAATAAAACAAGACTAGCACAATATAAAAATTGGCTATATGAATTAGCATTAGAAACTGGCGACTATAATTTTGCTGAAAGAGGTTTTATAGGGAATAGAAAAATTGTAAATAAAAACACTAGAATTTATCTCGAAGCATCAGCATTACTTGCAATCTGTTATTTAAGAACTGAAAAATACGAAGAAGCAAAACCATTAATTCAAGAGGTTCTTAAAAATGACAAGGTTATCAAGTCAGATCGTACCCGACATTTGTTCAAGAAAAATATAATTGAACGATTTGATGAAGAAGTCGCTTTATACTCATTAAAAGATAAAACAGGAAATCCCAATTTTGATATAGATGAATTAGAAAGAGAAGCAGTTGTTTTAATCCAAACCAAAACAGAGGACGAAATATTTGAAAGTCTTGGAAAACAAACTCCACAATACACTAAACATTTAATATTTGAAATTGATAGTTTCTCAAAGAAACAGTTATCATATACTGAACGAAAACTATTACCATCATCAGCAAAAACAATTAAAGATAAAGAAGCTGGAAAAACTGTTTTTTCATCATTTAAAAGGGTAATTTACAATTCAATTTGTGATCCTAAAAGCGAGGTTTATAAAGCTTGGTTTACAAACGGAATGGGAGCAGTTTTAGATAAAAAATATTTAATAACAGCCGTTGTTGGTTCTTTGGCTCAAATGAGTATATGCATAAAAGGTTTAATTGTTTCTGCAATTGCTCTTGTGATAAGATTTGGCCTTGATGTTTATTGTGTTCATTACCAACCTAAAGGAGTAATGGAAATAAGAAAAGAATAA
- a CDS encoding LytR/AlgR family response regulator transcription factor produces MNCIIVDDEPLAREGVLSIVSDIGSIQVIGSFSNALTALDFMKHNPVDLIFLDIHLPQVTGLEFAAQLPKETLIIFTTAYPQYALKSYELDAIDYLLKPLEKERLEKAVNKAVAYKKLLSAETVKNTIAGNTTDFLLIKSDRRYYKVPFQEIRFIEGLKDYIFIHTNKQKLITAMNLKTVHLKIATKKMIRVSKSYIVNMDHIDSFDNHTIYIGEFEIPLGEIFRKDFFDNYSKGTLGSEL; encoded by the coding sequence ATGAATTGCATTATAGTAGATGATGAACCGCTGGCAAGAGAAGGTGTGCTGTCCATAGTTAGCGATATTGGTTCCATTCAGGTTATCGGATCGTTTTCGAATGCGTTAACGGCATTGGATTTTATGAAGCACAACCCGGTTGACCTGATATTTCTGGACATACACCTGCCACAGGTAACCGGATTGGAATTTGCCGCACAGTTACCCAAAGAAACCTTAATAATATTTACAACGGCCTATCCGCAATATGCCTTAAAAAGCTATGAACTGGATGCGATTGATTATTTGCTGAAACCTTTGGAAAAAGAACGGTTGGAAAAAGCGGTGAATAAAGCGGTTGCATACAAAAAACTACTGTCGGCAGAAACTGTAAAAAATACCATTGCGGGCAATACAACCGATTTTTTGCTGATTAAATCGGACCGGCGTTATTATAAGGTTCCTTTCCAGGAAATACGGTTTATTGAAGGACTTAAGGATTATATTTTTATCCATACAAATAAACAAAAGCTGATTACGGCGATGAATTTAAAAACGGTGCATCTGAAGATTGCCACCAAAAAAATGATCCGCGTTAGTAAATCGTATATTGTAAATATGGATCATATTGATTCTTTTGATAATCATACCATTTATATTGGTGAGTTTGAAATTCCGCTTGGGGAAATATTCCGGAAGGATTTCTTTGATAATTATTCCAAAGGGACTTTGGGAAGTGAGCTATAG
- a CDS encoding sensor histidine kinase: MINSISGNFKNRQLINLLVDDRYRLLRHFIFLAGFFLVFFYTNDRLDEYRYTGMVFIYAVLIGMFYINMYLLLPRFFFRANYLAYIILLLIMVILGLRLMGYILNVFLNRYHVAGDYKMLLINAETFRWTFIVCSVILISTTIKLLQRWILDTERMADLRNITLNMELNELKNQINPHFLFNMLNNVNVLIKNDPEKASVVIFKLSEFLRYQLYENNEEQTSLASEVRFLSNFLNLEKIRRDNFQFNIAVAEQDMQHIYLPPNLFTTFVENAVKHSIDITGGDSYINISITAENKKIHFKCVNSKKNSPYIPEPKSSGLGFANIQRRLELLYRNNYSLDIAVTAEEYILNLTIPI, from the coding sequence ATGATCAACAGTATTTCGGGTAATTTTAAAAACAGGCAGCTCATCAATTTGCTGGTTGATGACCGTTACCGGCTTTTAAGGCATTTTATATTCCTGGCAGGGTTCTTCCTGGTCTTTTTTTATACCAACGACCGGCTTGATGAATACCGGTACACCGGCATGGTTTTTATTTATGCGGTTCTAATCGGAATGTTTTATATCAATATGTACCTGTTGCTCCCGCGGTTTTTCTTCCGGGCGAATTATCTGGCTTATATAATACTGCTCCTGATCATGGTGATATTGGGATTGCGACTGATGGGCTATATCTTAAATGTCTTTCTAAACAGGTATCATGTGGCGGGTGATTATAAGATGTTGCTGATTAATGCGGAAACCTTTAGATGGACTTTTATCGTTTGTTCGGTAATTTTAATATCGACCACGATCAAGCTGCTCCAACGCTGGATTCTGGACACCGAGAGAATGGCTGACCTCCGGAATATCACCTTAAATATGGAACTGAATGAGTTAAAGAACCAGATAAATCCTCATTTTTTATTCAACATGCTTAATAATGTGAATGTGCTGATTAAAAATGATCCGGAAAAGGCTTCGGTGGTTATTTTTAAGCTATCGGAATTTTTACGCTACCAGCTTTATGAAAACAATGAGGAACAGACTTCGTTAGCTTCAGAAGTCCGTTTTTTGTCCAATTTTCTGAATCTTGAAAAAATAAGAAGGGATAATTTTCAATTTAATATTGCTGTAGCGGAACAGGATATGCAGCATATTTACCTGCCTCCGAATTTGTTTACAACCTTTGTTGAAAATGCGGTTAAACACAGTATTGATATTACCGGCGGGGATTCCTATATTAATATCAGTATAACCGCCGAAAATAAAAAAATACACTTCAAGTGTGTCAATTCGAAGAAGAACAGCCCTTATATACCGGAGCCAAAGAGCAGCGGATTGGGGTTTGCGAATATACAACGGCGACTGGAATTACTGTACCGGAATAACTACAGTCTGGATATTGCGGTAACAGCAGAGGAATATATTTTAAATTTAACGATTCCAATATGA
- a CDS encoding MFS transporter, with the protein MTYLRAFRFRNFRLHISGQIISLIGTWMQRVAISWLVYRLTDSATLLGFVTFLSLIPSLFLSPYAGSFADRHNRYSIVKVTQFLLMLQALVLAILVWFQFYNIVIICVLSLAQGIITSFDTTARQAMMAEIVPDKDDLPNAIALNSSAFNIARLLGPAFAGFILSTIGEFACFFINFISFIVVLGCLMAMQLDKRPLPKRKADTWTELKDGYTYLKTSPDLLSLILLLTSSSLLLIPFTTLLPVIARDLFHGNAVTFSWFESAGGIGALAGALYMTTIKPGKALANTILVATMILSIGLLSLAFSSKLSVAIFFTIMAALGLMIQTSSINTYIQTHALPEMRGRAISYYIMAFQGILPIGSLLIGFMAEKIGLERTLAFEGVLGIVILAVFYWNNKTRLQTKSIQI; encoded by the coding sequence ATGACCTATTTAAGAGCTTTTCGATTTCGTAATTTCAGATTACATATCAGCGGTCAGATCATTTCCCTTATCGGGACATGGATGCAGCGTGTAGCGATCAGCTGGCTGGTTTACCGGTTAACGGATTCGGCTACTTTACTGGGTTTTGTAACCTTTTTGAGCCTGATACCGTCTTTATTCCTTTCGCCTTATGCCGGAAGTTTTGCTGACAGACATAACCGTTACAGTATTGTGAAGGTGACCCAGTTCCTGTTAATGCTGCAGGCTTTGGTACTGGCAATACTGGTTTGGTTTCAGTTTTATAATATTGTTATCATTTGTGTACTGAGCCTTGCCCAGGGAATCATTACCTCATTTGACACTACGGCGCGTCAGGCAATGATGGCGGAGATTGTTCCGGATAAAGACGATTTGCCCAATGCCATAGCCTTGAATTCATCGGCCTTTAATATCGCCCGGTTACTGGGACCTGCCTTTGCCGGTTTTATCCTGAGTACTATTGGTGAATTTGCCTGTTTTTTTATCAATTTTATAAGTTTTATTGTTGTTTTGGGCTGTTTAATGGCGATGCAGCTGGATAAAAGACCGCTGCCCAAACGAAAAGCCGATACCTGGACCGAACTGAAAGACGGCTATACTTACCTGAAAACATCACCGGATCTGTTGTCCTTAATATTGCTGCTAACCAGTTCCAGTTTGCTTTTAATACCGTTTACAACCTTATTGCCGGTTATCGCCAGGGATCTTTTTCATGGCAATGCGGTAACGTTCAGCTGGTTTGAGAGTGCGGGTGGGATAGGAGCGCTGGCCGGCGCTTTATATATGACGACTATAAAACCGGGTAAGGCGCTGGCCAATACGATACTGGTGGCTACGATGATCCTTTCGATCGGGCTGTTGTCGCTGGCATTTTCATCTAAATTATCGGTAGCCATCTTTTTTACGATCATGGCGGCTTTGGGACTGATGATCCAGACTTCTTCGATCAATACCTATATTCAGACGCACGCTTTACCGGAAATGCGGGGCAGGGCGATCAGTTATTATATCATGGCATTCCAGGGAATATTGCCCATCGGAAGTTTGCTGATCGGGTTTATGGCCGAAAAAATCGGTCTGGAAAGAACACTGGCCTTTGAAGGGGTATTGGGTATTGTAATCCTGGCTGTTTTTTACTGGAATAACAAAACCAGACTGCAAACGAAATCCATACAGATTTAA
- a CDS encoding MarR family winged helix-turn-helix transcriptional regulator, producing the protein METPLIEMASDLRTVSTRLVRNLRQQSSNTAYSHVDLLTMGLLHEHGSLLPSELAQLERVSAQAISQVIQRLHADGCLVKTIDKDDKRKTALSLTPKGNKILDEIWEQRNQWLVEAIDSLFDEAERATIAESLVLLKRLSEYNK; encoded by the coding sequence ATGGAAACACCCCTTATTGAAATGGCTTCCGATCTGAGAACCGTTTCAACCCGCCTGGTTCGCAATCTCCGACAACAAAGCTCGAATACAGCTTATTCCCACGTAGATCTTTTAACGATGGGGCTACTGCATGAACACGGTTCTTTATTGCCCTCTGAATTAGCCCAATTGGAACGCGTTTCTGCGCAGGCCATTTCGCAGGTTATCCAAAGGCTGCACGCCGATGGCTGTCTTGTAAAAACAATTGATAAAGACGATAAACGAAAAACAGCCCTTTCGCTGACTCCAAAGGGAAATAAAATCCTGGATGAAATATGGGAACAGCGCAATCAATGGCTTGTAGAAGCTATTGACTCCCTTTTTGATGAAGCGGAAAGAGCCACGATAGCAGAATCCTTAGTGTTACTTAAAAGACTATCTGAATACAACAAATAA
- a CDS encoding reprolysin-like metallopeptidase, producing the protein MKKQLLFVAIAFCAFASSYGQSSLWTKVSQEKIRMYEKMERSSQPQKFELFSLDLAALKSKLQTAPSRQNFNGLSNVIVAFPNPDGKLENYRVYESPVMDPALAAKYPDIKSYIGKGIDDPTATINFSVTIFGLHTMTLSGKTGTSYIDTYTKDLNNYIVYPREGLVTNRSFSCMVQDDHEQVSGKILQDASLALASDGNYRVYRLAMACTIEYAAYHVNAAGVSSGTLAQKKAAVLAAMNVTMTRVNGLYERDMSLHMNLVANNDLIIFIDSDNFSNDNANTLINESQTVIDANIGLANYDIGHTVSTGGGGLAQLNSPCTTSKARGITGSPAPVGDPYDIDYVAHEMGHQFGATHTFNNSCGGNRSAGTAVEPGSGNTIMGYAGICPPDVQSNSDAHFHAVSLAQMQTFVNGTGSCAVTTSNGNAAPVVNAGADFTIPYGTAFILKGSATDTAGEALTYCWEQTDTQISTQPPVATATSGPNFRSLPPATSPNRYMPNFQSVLAGNLIPTWEVVPSAARTMNFALTVRDNKTPNGGQTGRDNTVITFANTGPFRITSPNVENVSWTQGTSQTITWDVAGTTANGINTANVNILLSTDNGATFTTLVANTPNDGSEAITVPNVAAPYCRIMVEAVGNIFYAVSKSVAIGYTISNTCQTFSNNTVVNIPDGPNPNTATPGPTLTSTINVPVTQTITDVNVNVNVTHTWIRDLVSKVKHPDGTEVILGNRICNDQDGYNITFNDGSPNIVCTAPITSGTYAPNQPLAALNTKATNGNWQLLINDYFQGDTGTLNSWSVEVCFQTATLGTESFGLQDFAIYPNPNNGNFNVQFRSASSNEVRVNVHDIRGREIFSKAYQNTGLFDQHLQLKNTQSGIYLVTVQDGDRKEVRKIIIN; encoded by the coding sequence ATGAAAAAACAGCTACTCTTTGTTGCGATTGCATTTTGTGCGTTCGCTTCATCTTATGGGCAAAGTTCATTATGGACTAAAGTTAGTCAGGAAAAAATCAGGATGTACGAGAAAATGGAACGCAGTTCTCAGCCTCAGAAATTCGAATTGTTTTCCCTTGATCTGGCCGCTTTAAAATCAAAACTGCAAACGGCTCCCTCCAGACAAAATTTTAATGGATTATCCAATGTTATTGTTGCCTTCCCGAATCCGGATGGAAAACTCGAAAACTATCGCGTTTACGAATCACCGGTAATGGATCCTGCATTGGCTGCCAAATATCCGGACATTAAATCCTATATCGGTAAAGGAATTGACGATCCTACCGCTACGATTAATTTCAGTGTTACGATTTTTGGTCTGCATACCATGACGTTGTCCGGAAAAACAGGAACCTCATATATTGATACCTATACCAAAGACCTGAATAATTACATTGTTTATCCGAGAGAAGGACTGGTAACCAACCGTTCTTTCAGCTGTATGGTTCAGGACGATCACGAACAGGTTTCCGGTAAAATACTACAGGATGCTTCCCTTGCCCTTGCCAGCGACGGAAACTACCGTGTGTATCGTCTGGCTATGGCGTGTACCATTGAATATGCGGCCTATCATGTGAATGCAGCAGGCGTTAGCAGCGGCACACTGGCTCAGAAAAAAGCAGCCGTTTTGGCCGCAATGAACGTTACGATGACCCGTGTAAACGGTTTGTATGAAAGAGATATGTCGCTGCACATGAACCTGGTTGCGAATAACGACCTTATTATTTTTATTGACAGTGACAATTTTTCCAATGACAATGCCAATACTTTAATCAATGAGAGCCAGACAGTTATTGATGCCAATATCGGACTGGCCAACTACGATATCGGGCATACGGTAAGTACCGGTGGCGGTGGTCTGGCGCAGTTAAATTCGCCATGTACAACCAGCAAAGCCAGAGGAATTACCGGTTCACCGGCTCCTGTTGGCGATCCGTACGATATTGACTATGTAGCACACGAAATGGGACACCAGTTCGGGGCAACCCACACTTTTAACAACTCTTGCGGCGGAAACAGATCGGCCGGAACAGCTGTTGAGCCGGGCAGCGGAAATACTATTATGGGATATGCCGGAATCTGTCCGCCGGATGTTCAGAGCAATTCTGATGCACACTTTCACGCCGTGAGTCTTGCGCAAATGCAGACTTTTGTTAACGGAACAGGAAGCTGTGCGGTAACAACCAGCAACGGAAATGCTGCTCCGGTAGTAAATGCCGGTGCCGATTTTACGATTCCATACGGAACGGCGTTTATACTTAAAGGAAGTGCAACCGATACTGCCGGTGAAGCTTTAACCTACTGCTGGGAACAAACCGACACGCAAATATCGACACAGCCGCCGGTAGCAACCGCAACATCAGGACCAAACTTCAGATCCTTACCGCCTGCTACTTCTCCCAACCGTTATATGCCAAACTTCCAGAGCGTTTTGGCCGGCAACCTGATCCCTACCTGGGAAGTGGTGCCAAGTGCTGCCAGAACAATGAATTTTGCCTTAACCGTTAGAGATAATAAAACACCAAACGGAGGACAAACCGGACGTGATAATACCGTGATCACTTTTGCAAACACCGGACCTTTCCGAATCACATCGCCAAATGTTGAAAATGTTTCCTGGACTCAGGGAACATCGCAAACCATTACCTGGGATGTTGCCGGAACAACCGCAAACGGAATCAATACTGCTAACGTGAACATCCTGTTATCAACCGATAACGGGGCTACTTTTACAACATTGGTGGCCAACACTCCAAATGACGGTTCGGAAGCAATTACCGTTCCCAATGTAGCCGCTCCATACTGTAGAATCATGGTAGAAGCTGTAGGAAATATATTTTATGCCGTGTCAAAAAGCGTTGCTATCGGCTATACAATTTCAAACACCTGCCAGACGTTCAGCAACAATACCGTTGTGAACATTCCGGACGGACCAAATCCTAATACTGCGACACCGGGACCAACATTAACGTCTACAATCAATGTTCCTGTTACACAAACCATTACCGATGTGAATGTAAACGTAAATGTGACCCACACCTGGATCAGGGATTTGGTTTCGAAAGTGAAACACCCGGACGGAACAGAAGTTATCTTAGGAAACAGAATCTGTAACGATCAGGATGGTTATAACATTACTTTCAACGACGGTTCTCCGAACATCGTTTGTACAGCACCAATCACCAGCGGTACCTATGCTCCTAATCAGCCTTTGGCAGCTTTAAACACTAAAGCAACCAACGGAAACTGGCAGTTATTGATTAACGACTATTTCCAGGGCGACACAGGAACGTTAAACTCCTGGTCGGTTGAAGTTTGTTTCCAGACAGCAACCTTAGGAACAGAAAGTTTCGGTTTACAGGATTTTGCGATCTATCCAAACCCGAATAACGGAAACTTCAATGTACAGTTCCGATCTGCTTCAAGCAATGAGGTCAGAGTAAACGTACACGATATCAGAGGAAGGGAAATTTTCAGTAAAGCCTATCAGAACACCGGCTTGTTCGATCAGCATTTACAGTTAAAAAACACCCAGTCCGGTATTTATTTAGTGACCGTTCAGGATGGCGACAGAAAAGAAGTCAGAAAGATTATCATCAACTAA
- a CDS encoding GNAT family N-acetyltransferase, with amino-acid sequence MTIENSTLNDLTAIFEFYAAAVAYQKTKFNKHWQDFDKEMVQTEIRENRQWKILIDGKTACVFATTYEDPFIWGEANAIPAVYLHRIVTHPDFKGNNFVVQILAWAKEHAKTLGMDYVRMDTWGDNDELIQYYCKCGFHYLGNTTPTETAALPKHYSAISLALFEVKVD; translated from the coding sequence ATGACCATAGAAAATAGTACCCTAAACGATCTGACAGCAATTTTTGAATTTTATGCTGCCGCTGTAGCCTATCAGAAAACGAAGTTTAACAAACACTGGCAGGATTTTGATAAGGAAATGGTACAGACAGAGATCCGGGAAAACAGGCAATGGAAGATTTTGATTGACGGAAAAACAGCCTGCGTTTTTGCCACAACCTATGAAGATCCTTTTATCTGGGGCGAAGCAAATGCGATACCGGCGGTTTACCTGCATCGGATTGTGACTCATCCGGATTTTAAAGGGAATAATTTTGTGGTGCAAATTTTAGCCTGGGCAAAAGAACACGCTAAAACATTAGGTATGGACTATGTGCGCATGGATACCTGGGGCGATAATGACGAATTAATCCAGTATTACTGCAAATGTGGTTTTCATTATTTAGGAAATACAACACCTACAGAAACGGCTGCTTTGCCCAAACACTATTCGGCTATTTCGCTGGCGCTTTTTGAGGTAAAAGTAGATTAA
- a CDS encoding IclR family transcriptional regulator — translation MIQSVKRAFDILEYITQNGNLVRLNDIANALNLQNTTVHNFLNTLKDLGYVEQDELTPRYRVTTKLQCIYPPSASVSLLKSQLRPILEQITALTNETSYLSVQMGTYFRHELISEPDRSVKISLELNKDYGMLRTAIGKVFMAHSEHLQATLMKNMEEADRESLKKEIAEIQQNGYALDLEQFEPDLNCAAIPYYSNNRVVAVLGVSGPAFRFKLPEMLQAITIMNSLK, via the coding sequence ATGATACAATCGGTAAAAAGAGCTTTTGATATACTGGAGTATATCACGCAAAACGGAAACCTGGTTCGCCTCAATGATATTGCCAATGCGTTGAACTTACAGAATACAACGGTTCATAATTTTCTGAACACCCTGAAAGATCTGGGCTATGTGGAACAGGACGAATTAACGCCCCGTTACCGGGTGACGACCAAGCTGCAATGCATTTATCCGCCTTCGGCTTCGGTTTCCCTGTTAAAAAGCCAGTTGCGTCCCATTTTGGAACAAATCACCGCACTGACGAATGAAACGTCTTATTTGTCTGTACAGATGGGCACGTATTTCCGGCATGAGCTTATTTCGGAACCGGACCGTTCCGTTAAAATATCGCTGGAGCTCAATAAAGATTACGGTATGCTGCGCACAGCCATCGGGAAAGTATTTATGGCGCATTCCGAACATTTACAGGCTACGTTAATGAAAAATATGGAAGAAGCAGACCGCGAAAGTCTGAAAAAAGAGATAGCCGAAATACAGCAAAACGGCTATGCTTTAGACCTGGAACAGTTTGAACCGGATTTGAACTGTGCCGCCATTCCGTATTACAGTAACAATAGAGTAGTGGCTGTTTTAGGTGTTTCCGGACCGGCTTTCCGCTTTAAGCTTCCCGAAATGCTGCAGGCAATTACCATTATGAATTCCCTTAAATAA